The Cellulophaga lytica DSM 7489 nucleotide sequence ATTCTTATATTGCAAACTTTTACAACACATTGTTAAATCCTACTTATGACCTACAAAAAGAGATCCAAATCTATTCTTTTGTTGTTGATTTTATTGATTTTACCTTTTATAGGTTTTGGAAATATACACCCAGACTTACCAAAGGCAACTATAGATAGTATTTTAAAAAACACTACTCCTAGTAGTTCTTTTTTGGATGTTAATAATTCTAAGAACACATTCTCTTTTGAAAATATTAGAAACGAATTTCCTGTACCTACACCTATCTTAAATGATAGAAATGAAGCTGCAGCAGTTTTAGAAGAAATAGACCTAAAAGATACTTGGGTTAATACTTTATCAAATAACGATATTGTAACCTTACCAGTAGGTATTAAAACCACTGTTAGTGAAGTAGAATACTCTATTGGAATAGCAAAAGCAACAATACACAAAGATTATACTGAGTTAACTGTTTTTGCTAGAGTTAGACTACCCCAAACAGATGAAAGCGGAGACCCTTTAGAAATATTTTTTGGCGCAAATAATGTAAAACTCTCTCACGATGGTGGAATTTTTGGCGATGCAAACCTTGTTCTTTTAGGAGATGTACAAATACCTTTTAATGCTGGTAACTGGCTATTAGAACTTAAAGGTGGTTTTGACTATAAAACAGGAAACACAGATAACCTTACCTATGTTACTATAGACTGTAATGGTGTAAAAGAAATGGGTTTAGCAGCTGAGGTACAATTTTCTAGAAATTTAATTATTCCGGTGACTGATCTTGGTGAACCAGAAAAAGAATTTAAAAATGTACAAAGAATAGATGGTACAACAGCTCAGGTACCAAATAGAGTAACAGGAAAATTTAATATGGTTGCTAGTGGATGGAATGATATTGTTGCAACAATAGACCTTCAGCCATTTACGCTATCTAAACATCCAGATAAATTTGTTTTTAATTTAAACGAAGCTACGCTAGATTTTAGTGATACTAGAACTCCTGATATTCCTTTTCCTCAGCATTATCATGAGAAAGGTTTACTATTACCAAATGCCGAATTGTGGCGTGGTGTGTACGTTCAGTCTTTAGAGGTTTCTTTACCAAAGACTTTTAAAACATCAGAAAGTATAGCTAAACAAGAGCGTGTAAAGTTTGCTGCCACCAATATGATTATTGATAACAATGGAGTATCTGGACTATTTTCTGCAGAAAATATTATTCCACTAGATAAAGGAAGAACTAATGACAAAAAAGCTTGGGCTTTTTCTGTTGATTATATTGATGTTGAACTTACTACAAACCGCATAACTAGTGCTGCGTTTGACGGACAAATAGTTTTGCCTATTTCAGCTAAAAAAGAAACAACTTCTTCTACTAATAAAGATGATAAAAAATTAGGCTTATCATATAAAGGTTTAATAAGTGAAGAGGAATATCTTGTGCGTGTTGCTACTGCAGATACACTAAACTTTAATGTATGGCAAGCTAAAGCACAATTACTACCAAATTCATTTATTGAGTTAAAAGTAGCAGATAATAACTTTAAGCCTAAAGCGGTATTAAATGGTCGTATGGCAATATCTGCTAGTCAAAAAGAATCTTTAGAAAATGAAGGCACCAAAGATGCAGATAGTAGCATGGTTAACTTTAAAGGTATAGAGTTTCAGAATTTAGTATTACAGACTGAAGCCCCTATTTTACAAGTAGATTATTTTGGATACAAAGATGAAGTTAAACTTGCCAACTTCCCTGTATCAATAGCAGATATTGCTTTTAACTCTAATGACCAAGAAGCTGGTATTTCATTTGATTTGAAAATAAATCTTATGGGAAAATCAGATAAAGGTTTTGCTGCGGATGCAAGATTAGGAATCATAGGTAAATTTAGTGAGGAGAATTTTGTTCAAAAATGGAAGTATGACCGTATAGATCTTTCAGAAATAAATATTGAAGCTAATATGGGTGCGGTTAAAATAAAAGGAGGCTTACTTCTTATGAATGACGACCCTATTTATGGCAATGGCTTCTCTGGAAATATAGAAGGTACATTTAGTGAATTTGGACCAATTACGTGTAAAGCTATTTTTGGAAAAAGAGAATTCAGGTATTGGTATGTAGATGCTGCTGTTCACGGGCTTAAAATAAATGCAGGACCAATACAGCTTTCTGGTTTTGCAGGTGGTGCATTTTATAAAATGACAAGGCAACCAAATGCTGGCCCAGATTTTTCTCCTTCAGGACTTTCATATATTCCTAATGCTGATACTGGCTTAGGTGTAAAGGCAATGATTTTTGGAGGTATTCCTGATGAAAGTGCAATAAGTATTGGTGCTGGTTTTGAAATAGAATTTAACAACAATGGCGGTGTAAATAGATTAGGTTTCTTTGGTGAAGCACAAATGATGAAAGCTTTTGATATTCCCAACCCTGTTGCTAAACTTACAGATAAGCTAGGCAAAATGGTAGACACAGAGGCCTTAAATGGTGTAATGGACAGCAAAGTTGGTAAAACTTTTTTAGACAAAGCAGATGATGAATATGAAAGTGAAGTTGTTGGTGAAGCTGGTATAACAGCTAAAATAGGAATGGAGTTCGATTTTGTAAACAAATCATTCCATGCAACTATGGATTTATATGTAAATGTTGTTGGTGGCGTATTACAAGGTAGAGCTTCTGGTGGTAGAGCTGGTTGGGGTGTTTTTCATTCTTCGGAAGACGAATGGTATGTACATATGGGTACACCAACAGACAGACTTGGTTTAAAACTAGGAGTTGGTGCAATATCTGCACAAGCAGGCGGATATTTTATGTTAGGTGACAACATACCTGGTAGTCCACCTCCTCCTGCTATTGTAGCAGAAATTTTAGGAGTAGATGCTGAGTCCTTAAATTATATGAGAGATGAAAATGCTCTAGGTGATGGACGCGGTTTTGCCTTTGGAACGGACTTTTCTATAGACACTGGCGATATGAACTTTTTAATGTTCTACGCTCGTTTTCAGGCTGGTTTAGGGTTTGATATTATGCTTAAAGATTACGGCCAGGCACAATGTGTAAACACAGGAGACCAAGTTGGTATTAATGGTTGGTATGCTAACGGACAAGCATATGCTTATTTACAAGGTGAACTAGGTATCAACCTAAAATTATTCTTTGTTAAAAAACGTATTCCTATTATAAAAGCTGGTGCGGCTGTATTATTACAAGCTAAAGCCCCTAACCCTGTTTGGATGCGTGGTTATGTAGGCGGACATTATGACTTACTAGGTGGTTTAGTTAAAGGTAAATTTAACTTTAAAGTAACTATTGGTGAAGAGTGCGAGTTTGACAATGCATCACCACTTGGAGGGTTAAAAATAATTAGTGACCTAACACCAAGAGATGGTGAAACAGAAGCTGATGTTTTTGCAACGCCACAAGCAGCATTTAATATGGCTGTAGAAAAAGCATTGACAATTCCTGAAGCCGATGGCGACCATATTTATAAAATTACCTTAGACGAATTTAAAATTACAGATGAAAGTAATACCGAAATCACTGGTTCTTTAGAATGGGGAGAAAATAGTAACAATGTAACATTTGTTCCTGAAGATATTTTACCTCCTTCAACACCATTAAAAGTCAGCGTAACAGTTGGTTTTAAAGAGAGAGTAAATGGTGTTTACCAAATAGTAATGGTAGATGGTGCTCCTGCAAAAGAAACAGAAGAACGTTCTTTTACTACAGGTGGAGCACCAGAATACATTCCTTTAAAAAACATTGTATACTCCTACCCTGTTATAGATCAAGAGTATTACTATCCTAAAGAGTATAATAAAGGTTATATACAATTAAAACAAGGTCAAGATTATTTGTTTGACGATTCGCAATGGAAAAGTGAATTGGCATTAATCAGTGAAACTGGTGAAGAAGATAAACCTGAATTTTCATACAACAATACTAACAACACAATTAATTATACTTTACCAACATTAGATAAATCTACAAATTATTCATTATCTATTTTTAGTAAACCAAAAAATGCAAGTTCAGAATCTACATTTACTAGAACAGAAAACAATACAGATTTTGGTAATGATAATACAGTTACTGTTACAGATAATAATGCGCAATCTGTTTCTAAAGATGGTAGTATAGAACGTATAGGTTATAATTTTAGTAGTAGTGCTTACAACACTTTTGCTAAAAAAATAAAAGCAATAAAAGTTAATAACTATGGTTGGGGTAAAATTGCAAATGATGTGGTTTACCTATATAACGCTATAGATAACCACGAGGCTTTTGAAACTGCAGAGCTAGTAGGTACTGCCTATACAGATAACAAACCAATGGTAGTTGCAGAATCCGACTTAAATGATAGTTATTTTAAGCAAGATATAAATCCAATTTTATATCAAAAATACAGTTCAGGTGCGTATAAAATAGAACGTCCAGAAGATCCATATGGTTTACCTCCAAAAAGAGCATTACCGTTGTTTACAAATTATATTACAAACATCGCATATGGTATTAATAAAGGATGGACAAGAACTCATTTTCCGTTCAGGTATAATTTGCCTGAAATCTATAAATTAGATTACACTACTACTAAAAATAAGGTTTTAAATGATTACGTAGATGGTCTAATCACAGTAAATAATCCAAACGCAGCAATACTAGATACAGAGTATATTTTTATACCAAAAGGAACATACACTATAAAAGTACAATATGTTTTACCTGGCAATAAATTAGGTACATCTGAAACTATAAACTTTAAAAATCTATTAGACTTAAAATAGCAAATGTCTGAACAAACCGAAAAAAGACACTAAAGAGGAGTAGGTAATTTAAAACAAAAATAATTATATGAAAAAAGTATTTGTAATGGCAACTGTAGTATTTATTTTATTACTAACTTCTTGCAATAAAAATGATGATGACAATTCTCAAGACCCACTTATTGGCGTATGGAATTATAAATCAGTATCCTATATTAATGACACTGGAGAAACTGTAAATGTAAACTATGATGATTGTGAAAAAAAATCAACATACGAATTTACAGCTGATGGAAAGTTTAAAGACACATATTATGTTTCTGTGGAAAATGAATGTCTTAAGGACGGGGAAGATCCTGGTACTTGGAAAAAATCAGCTGACAAAGTTTATGAAATTAAGAGTGCTGATGTTAGCTTTTCTGGAGAGATTAAATTTTCTGGCAATACAATTACCATAAATTTTGATGATGATGGAGAACCATATATAGCAGTATTCGAAAAAAAATAATTAACTATACAAGCTTTTGTTAATAGAACAAAAGCTTGTATTAACTCCTGACTAAAAACAGATACATAAATTAATTTTTATCTACCTTATGAGGTATCTACTCTTTCTTTTCTTCTTTGTTACGCATTCCACATTCTTGCTTGCTCAACAACAAGATAGTATTTCAGCGCCGTCTATACAAGCTATTGCCAGAGCACAACAAGGCAAAATATTAGTGCGTTGGGCACCAACAGATGCTAGTATATGGCAAAGAGCAAACACTTACGGCTATACACTAGAACGCTTTACAGTATATAGAGATGGTAAAAGATTAGACGCACCAGAACAAAAAAGTATTGTTACTGGCGCTTTAAAACCTGCTCCTATAGAATCTTGGGAAGAAATTTCTATGTCTAATGATAATGCAGCCATACTAGCACAAGCAATTCACGGTGAAGATTTTGAAGTAGGTACAGATGAAGGTGAACTAATGGCTATTGTAAATAAAGTACAACAATTAGAACAGCGTTATTCTTTTGCTTTATTTGCTGCTGATATGAATTTTGAAGCTGCAAAATTAGCTGGCTTGGGTTTTGAAGATACCGATATTAAAAGTAACGAGGGTTATTTATACCGCGTAAAATCTGCTATTCCCGCAGAGTTAGCTACTAATGTAAAAGAAGGTTTAATTTATATAGAAGCTTCTAATACAGAGCCACTACCCGCTCCTATAGATTTAGTGGGTGTTTTTAAAGATAAAGAGGTATTACTTACGTGGGAATATGAGCTGTTTAAAAGTATTTACGCAACGTACTATGTAGAACGTTCTGAAGATGGTACCAATTACAAACGTTTAGACAACTTACCATTAGTAAATCTAAACAACACAGAAGATTCACCTACAAAACGTATGTATTATGTAGATACTTTAGCTCAAAACAACAAAAAATACTACTATAGAGTATTAGGCGTTTCGCCTTTTGGAGAGCAAGGTAAGCCCTCAAAATCTATTGTTGGTCAAGGTCAAAAAGCACTAACTGCAACACCTTTTATTACCAATCATAAATTAATTGGAGACACCAATGCCGATATATTCTGGGAGTTTCCAAAAGAAAAAGAACCGGAAGTAGCTGAATTTCAAATAAGAGCTGCTACTAAAGATAATGGCAAATATGAAATTATTAAAAGAGGTATAACTCCGCAAGTAAGATCTGCAAATATAACCACACAATATGCTACAAATTATATAAAAGTAATTGCAGTAGGTAAAGATAGTACAGAAACAGCCTCGTTTTCTGCTTTAGTGCAGTTTGTAGATTCTATTCCGCCTGCAAAACCAGTTGGACTAATTGGTGTTATGGATAGTTTAGGAATAACTACAATTACTTGGGAACCAAACACAGAAAAGGATATGCTAGGCTACCGCGTTTTTAGAGGTAATATAAAAAACGAAGAATACGCACAAATTACAATAGATCCGGTTACCACAAATAAGTTTACAGATACAGTACAAGTTAAATCTTTAAATGATAAAGTATACTATACTGTGGTAGCTGTAGATAACAGATACAATAACTCAGACTACTCTGAGGTGTTAGAAATTAAAAAGCCAGATGTTGTACCACCATCTTCCCCTATTTTTAAAGAATATAAGGTTTATAAAGATGGAGTTTCGCTTTCTTGGATAAAAAGTGTTAGTACAGATGTAGACAGGCATCAACTTTACCGTAAAAATAAAAGCACTGTGAGCGAATGGGAACTTGTTTTTGAAACCAATGACACTATCACAAATTTTGAAGACACAAAAGTAGCAGCTGCAACAAAATACACCTATAAAATTCAGGCTATAGATGATAGCGGACTGATATCTGCCGACTCACCTACCCTAACCATAGAAACAGCTTCTAATACAGTAGACAAAGTTTTAAAGGGTTTAAACGCAACAGTAGACAGAGAGCAAAACAACATTACACTAAACTGGCGAAAATTACCATCAGAAATTAAAGAGTTGGTCATTTTTAAATCTAAAAAAGAAGGGAAACCTTCTACTTGGAAACAATTGCCAGCAACACTTACAAAAATTAGAGACAACAATATATCTCCTAATAATATCTATATCTACCAAGTACGCCCTGTATTTGCAAATGGTAGTTTTGGAACTTTAGAGACTTTAGAAGTAAATTATTAAGCTATGAGAAAGATATTATGCATTATTCTAGTGTTATTCAGTTTCGTAAAGCTATGTAATGCCCAAGAAAGTTATGTGATAAATTTTACTAACTTAACATACAAAGCCGATAGAAATGTTAAAAATAGTACTTCATCAAACCTGAATATAACTCTTCATTATGCTAATGGCGATATTGAACAATTGTATTATAGAGACATAAGGGATAATACATCTGAAAATAACTTTAGTATAAAACCATTGATAAGGTATAAACGGCCTAGCCATATTAATGTTTATATGTTTGTTAACTTTAGACCTGCCTCAGATGTTAATATAAATGATAATCTTATTATAAATTCTGGTTGTTTGAATCAAAAAAAATATTTATGGATTGATGATGATGGAGGTTTAAATCCAAACTTAAGCTTCAACTACTCTGTAGAACCTATTTTTAAAATATATAATTCTAATCTACAAAAATCAATTGGCTGGGAAGATGAATTTGAAGTAAAAGTAGAAGATAACTCTACTGGTTTTCCTACTTCGCTTTACAATTGGAAGTATCAAGTTGTTGAAAAAGATACTGATGCTAAAGATACAGCATGGCTTAATATGCCAGCATTTACTAAAGGAAAAAAATCTTTTTCTATTACTCCTAATAGTTTTTTAAAACCTGAAGATATAGGAAAAAAAATAATATTTACTATTGAAACTTGCGCAGGGGTATATTCTCAAAATGATATTTATTATGACATACTCCCATCTGCACCACACATCACAGCTATTGAAAATAATACTGGTTTACGTTGTAATGGCGAAAAAGATGCTGAAGTAACACTTGTTTTTGATAAAAATTTAGAACCTGGGGAAAGTTTTGCTTTGCAATTATCAGACTTATCTGTTCAAACAGGTACTGATGAAACTGGAGAGCCATTATATGCTAAAATAGATATTGACCCAAAATTTAATAATATTACTGCTAATGATATTGTTAATAACAGATTAACTATAGCAGGTTTACCAGGAAGTACTAATGATGGTTTTCGTATTGAGTTTGTTGGTGGTACTACCATTTTTGCTGATGGTGATAATCATAAAATTGATTTTAAAGTTTATGAACCTGATTTTGTGCAATTTACTCTTACAGATGCAACCAAAGTATACTGTAAAGATGGACAAGATGGTACCGTTTTAATTACAGCAGAAGGTGGTACAAATGGTAATTATCAATACCAACTAACAAGACCAGATGGTACTATTGAAGATTGGGTTAATTTTGATCATACTTATACACATACGGTTAGTGACTTATCTGCAGGACTCAATAAAATTAAGGTTAGAGATGGCAACCAATGTGTGGCAAAAGAATTAGTACCTGATGAGGATGGTAATGATACTCCCGATCATGATACCGATTTAACTTTAGAACAATTAATTAAAGAACCTAACAACATATTAGCTTTAAAATTTTTACCAGTAACAATTGACAGATTAAAAGATAGTAACGACGCTACCGCAAATGGCTTCACTGATGGCCGTATTATTGCTGTAGTTACTGGTGGTACAGC carries:
- a CDS encoding fibronectin type III domain-containing protein codes for the protein MRYLLFLFFFVTHSTFLLAQQQDSISAPSIQAIARAQQGKILVRWAPTDASIWQRANTYGYTLERFTVYRDGKRLDAPEQKSIVTGALKPAPIESWEEISMSNDNAAILAQAIHGEDFEVGTDEGELMAIVNKVQQLEQRYSFALFAADMNFEAAKLAGLGFEDTDIKSNEGYLYRVKSAIPAELATNVKEGLIYIEASNTEPLPAPIDLVGVFKDKEVLLTWEYELFKSIYATYYVERSEDGTNYKRLDNLPLVNLNNTEDSPTKRMYYVDTLAQNNKKYYYRVLGVSPFGEQGKPSKSIVGQGQKALTATPFITNHKLIGDTNADIFWEFPKEKEPEVAEFQIRAATKDNGKYEIIKRGITPQVRSANITTQYATNYIKVIAVGKDSTETASFSALVQFVDSIPPAKPVGLIGVMDSLGITTITWEPNTEKDMLGYRVFRGNIKNEEYAQITIDPVTTNKFTDTVQVKSLNDKVYYTVVAVDNRYNNSDYSEVLEIKKPDVVPPSSPIFKEYKVYKDGVSLSWIKSVSTDVDRHQLYRKNKSTVSEWELVFETNDTITNFEDTKVAAATKYTYKIQAIDDSGLISADSPTLTIETASNTVDKVLKGLNATVDREQNNITLNWRKLPSEIKELVIFKSKKEGKPSTWKQLPATLTKIRDNNISPNNIYIYQVRPVFANGSFGTLETLEVNY
- a CDS encoding lipocalin family protein; amino-acid sequence: MATVVFILLLTSCNKNDDDNSQDPLIGVWNYKSVSYINDTGETVNVNYDDCEKKSTYEFTADGKFKDTYYVSVENECLKDGEDPGTWKKSADKVYEIKSADVSFSGEIKFSGNTITINFDDDGEPYIAVFEKK